CGAGCTACAAGATAGCGAACGCTTACGTGAAGAAGTTAACGAGTGGACCTGCGATTAAAGCCGAGGATGGTGAGGGATTACGAAAGCTTTCCATTGCGCTAACGGGGTGTAAAAACACTCTAACCGAGATTGGGTACCTGAACAAGCTCGAAAATCCTGATACTCTCAGAACCATCGTCCAAAGGCTACCATTTGGGCTCAGACAGAGGTGGCGCGACGTAGCCGACAACATAACTGAAACCCAAAACCGTGAAATCACTATCGCGGATTTAAGTGACTTTGTTAATGCTAAAGCGAGAGCAGCTACTCATGCCATATTCGGCGACTTATCCAGCCACGCACCGCTATCTCAGGGAGGTTCTGGAGTCAGACGTAGACCACAATCGCCTACGAAATCCTCCTTTGCTACAAACGTGGGCGTTAACCCCAACCGCACCGGCGACGAGGAGCAGAAAACCCAAGCTAACCGCAAGTGTCCTCTGTGCAAGTCTAACCACTGGTTATCACAGTGCAATAACTTCAAAGAAAAGTCTTTAGCTGCCAGGTGGCAATTCGTTACATCGAGAGGTTTGTGCGCCAACTGCCTAGTCGCTGGTCATTTAGCTAACTCTTGTCCTAAGAAAGGATTCTGCCGCGTCACTGGGTGCAACGGGAAGCATTCGAGCTACCTTCATCCTAAAAGCCAAGTTCCAGGTAGCGTCAGTGGCAACCATAACTCTCCAACCTCCGAAGCTCACAGTCAATCGCCCAATCAAGAAAATGGGCAATCTACCTTTAACGGTTATGTTAAAGGGAGAATGGACCACCGGTCATCCTCAGCAAGCTTGGCAATAATTCCAGTTAAAGTGAAAGCGCCCGGCAATGACCTTATCATAGAGACATACGCCTTCCTGGACAATGGGTCAAACGTTTCATTTTGCTCAGAAGAATTAGCCACCCAACTTGGCCTTTCAGGACGTCCGACGTCGTTATCCCTAACTACCATGGATAGAGAAGATAATAGAAGTGCCTCACGAATCGTTAGTCTGCAAGTAATGGATCTCGAGGAGGAAAATGCGGTCGAAATGCCGTGTGTATTTACAAGGCCAAAGCTACCAGTATCAGCAAAGAACGGAGCTCGTCAGGAGGACATCGATCGCTGGCCGCACCTCAGTGGTGTAAAGCTTCCCAAGATTGACTCTAACGTTGGGCTGCTAATTGGAAGCGACGTTCCTGAAGCGCTCGAGCCAAAAGAAATAAGACCCAGCAATGGCGGACCGTACGCGACGAGGACCATCCTTGGTTGGGTGGTCAACGGGCCACTTGGAAGAATTCACTCTTCTGCCCCTGCCACCGCGAATTTTATCAGAGCTGATGCTGAACTTACCGAACAGTTTCGCAGCTATTGTAACATGGAATTTAACGATTCTGTGTACAGCAACGACATCTCTATGTCATCAAATGATAAGCGTGCTTTGGAGATCATGTCGCAGACAGCAGTTCTAAAAGAAGGCCACTACGAGATCGCTTTGCCGTGGAAGGAAGAAACCCCATATCTCCATAACAACAAGGCAGTCGCCGAGCATCGACTCAGATCCCTAAAGAAACGCCTACTACTCGATCCAGATCTACTATTCAAGTACAAAGAATGTATGGAAGACCTGCTAGAAAAGGGATACGCCACATTGGCACCTCCAGTGTCCACTCCAGGAAAGACGTGGTATCTCCCTCACCATGCAGTTGTCCACCCCGCTAAGCCTGGAAAGGTCCGTGTAGTCTTCGACTGCTCTGCGAAGTATCGGGGACTTTCCCTCAACGATCAGTTGCTACAGGGGCCGGACCTCACAAACCCACTCGTCGGAGTCTTAACCCGCTTTCGACAAGAACCTATCGCCATCATGTCGGACATCGAAGCGATGTTTCATCAAGTACGAGTGAGGTCAGATGACTGCGATGCTCTGCGGTTCCTATGGTGGCAAAAGGGAGATCTTAATTCGCGACCTCAAGAGTACAAGATGAGAGTTCACCTATTCGGAGGAGTATCCTCGCCAAGCTGTGCTAGCTTCgcgctccaaaaaacggctAAAGATAACAGGGCAGAATTTTCACCAGAGGCTATTAACACTGTGAAGCGTGATTTTTATGTGGACGATTGCCTAAAATCAGTTGGATCCGAACATGGCGCTATTTCCTTGGTTAAGGAATTGACAAGTCTTCTGAGTAAAGGTGGCTTCCGCCTGACAAAATGGCTTTCTAACTCCCGCAAGGTGATCGAGTCAATCCCCGAGTCAGAGCGGGCAAAGTCGGTCAAAGACCTGGACTTTGATCAGACTCTCATCGAACGAGCTCTTGGCGTGAAATGGCACGTTGCATCAGATACCTTTCGCTTCAGCATCGTCGTCAAAGACAGACCGCCTACCAGAAGAGGAATACTCTCCATAGTTAGCTCTGTCTATGATCCGCTTGGATTCGTGGCACCTTTCGTTCTTCAGGCCAAGATCTTACTTCAAGACCTTTGCCGTAAAAACTTTGGCTGGGATGATCAGATTCCCGAGAAGGAACTAATGCGATGGACAAGCTGGCTGGAGGAGCTACCGAAACTAGAGCAATTCTCCCTTGAAAGATGCCTCAAGCAGTCCGACTGTGCCGGCATTGTCTCCTGCCAATTACATCACTTCTCCGATGCTTCGGAAGTTGCATATGGTGCTGTTTCTTACCTGAGGCTTGTAGACTCCCAGGGTAACATTCGATGCTCTTTTCTCATGGGAAAATCTCGTCTCGCTCCCTTAAAACCGCTCACAATTCCAAGGATGGAGTTGTCCGCTGCTGTGTTGTCCACAAGGCTCGATGCGATGATGCGACAAGAGTTGGATATTGCTATCCACAATTCTTTCTTCTGGACGGACAGTACCTGTGTCCTCCGATATTTGGCTAACGATGACCGAAGATATAAGGTCTTTGTGGCAAATCGAGTGGCGGCAATTCGAGAACAATCGTCCCCCAGCCAGTGGAAATACGTCAACACGAAATTGAACCCAGCAGATGATGCCTCAAGAGGCTTATCAGCCGACGCTATAATAGAAGACAATCGATGGATCATGGGACCAGCCTTCTTGTGGATGGATGAAGAAGCCTGGCCACACGCCTCGATCGCTACCAGCGACCCAGGGGAGATTGCTGATGAAGAAGTCAAGGCCACCTTTGCGACCGATGCTGTTCAAGCGCCGGCCAGAAGCATTGATTTAGAAGAACTGTTCAAGACATTCTCGTCATGGATGAAGCTGAAAAGATTT
The nucleotide sequence above comes from Acropora muricata isolate sample 2 chromosome 12, ASM3666990v1, whole genome shotgun sequence. Encoded proteins:
- the LOC136893250 gene encoding uncharacterized protein — protein: MAEGGHDFIKENTRQKQRNLTLDWEGIDAESLRKLKQTRGSKRGIVTRAQEEIRLLMTDSSNVLIVKEKLEHLHKAFQEFARAHVEYHNRLNDECDIDESEEYYKSVDQANGRLECEISSWIIACNRSRFETPLAAATREEIDDVTPDDSISNVGSRARSRHSRRSKSSSGRSKGSAASSVQSARAKAAAKKAMLEVEARKLENWQALKKEELALEMKKKGLELETEIAKAAAEELAYAQVENDAREPLSDFEKPYVKEPREFITDAAQNINFRREELEVPAKSERNTAEPQSSPVAREFPRSVANDVAPTNYNTPAARFAQIPTAKVKSECYEPTQNATFGDVAVRQLLDAQYFQNQQLQALIQRQQESTLALTLPQPNVPVFSGNPIEYWTFIRAFENLIDRKTTSESARLYYLVQYTSGDVQDLVKSCLSIGDDSGYQTARKLLQKAYGSSYKIANAYVKKLTSGPAIKAEDGEGLRKLSIALTGCKNTLTEIGYLNKLENPDTLRTIVQRLPFGLRQRWRDVADNITETQNREITIADLSDFVNAKARAATHAIFGDLSSHAPLSQGGSGVRRRPQSPTKSSFATNVGVNPNRTGDEEQKTQANRKCPLCKSNHWLSQCNNFKEKSLAARWQFVTSRGLCANCLVAGHLANSCPKKGFCRVTGCNGKHSSYLHPKSQVPGSVSGNHNSPTSEAHSQSPNQENGQSTFNGYVKGRMDHRSSSASLAIIPVKVKAPGNDLIIETYAFLDNGSNVSFCSEELATQLGLSGRPTSLSLTTMDREDNRSASRIVSLQVMDLEEENAVEMPCVFTRPKLPVSAKNGARQEDIDRWPHLSGVKLPKIDSNVGLLIGSDVPEALEPKEIRPSNGGPYATRTILGWVVNGPLGRIHSSAPATANFIRADAELTEQFRSYCNMEFNDSVYSNDISMSSNDKRALEIMSQTAVLKEGHYEIALPWKEETPYLHNNKAVAEHRLRSLKKRLLLDPDLLFKYKECMEDLLEKGYATLAPPVSTPGKTWYLPHHAVVHPAKPGKVRVVFDCSAKYRGLSLNDQLLQGPDLTNPLVGVLTRFRQEPIAIMSDIEAMFHQVRVRSDDCDALRFLWWQKGDLNSRPQEYKMRVHLFGGVSSPSCASFALQKTAKDNRAEFSPEAINTVKRDFYVDDCLKSVGSEHGAISLVKELTSLLSKGGFRLTKWLSNSRKVIESIPESERAKSVKDLDFDQTLIERALGVKWHVASDTFRFSIVVKDRPPTRRGILSIVSSVYDPLGFVAPFVLQAKILLQDLCRKNFGWDDQIPEKELMRWTSWLEELPKLEQFSLERCLKQSDCAGIVSCQLHHFSDASEVAYGAVSYLRLVDSQGNIRCSFLMGKSRLAPLKPLTIPRMELSAAVLSTRLDAMMRQELDIAIHNSFFWTDSTCVLRYLANDDRRYKVFVANRVAAIREQSSPSQWKYVNTKLNPADDASRGLSADAIIEDNRWIMGPAFLWMDEEAWPHASIATSDPGEIADEEVKATFATDAVQAPARSIDLEELFKTFSSWMKLKRFVAWILRFKKNLRDLTARGMEKERSASKRKIQPINVEELRQAEKAIIEVVQSKAFKEELLSLKGPPKELKRSSSILRLDPILVDDIICVGGRLQKSSIRARAKHPAIIPKNHHISDLIVRHHHQISGHSGIEHTLSLVRESYWIIKARITLRRVLASCFDCRKRQAPVGRQKMASLPEDRVNPSEPPFSRVGVDCFGPLNVRRGRSVVKRYGVLFTCLSIRAIHIEVAHTLDANSFINALRRFIARRGQPIQMRSDNGGNFVRGEKELREAVRNWNQDKIHNFLLAKNVKWSFNPPTGSHHGGVWERCIRTVRKVMGALVKEQPLDDEGLLTLVCEVEAIVNGRPITKVSDDPRDPEALTPNHLLLLRAGPSLPPGYFEKSDNYSRRRWRQVQYLADLFWKRWTREYLPSLQERQKWEKASRNFAVGDVVLVLDESLPRCSWPLGRVIEVFPNRSDGLVRSVRLKTTSSVLVRPVNKLVLLEAS